One region of Ascaphus truei isolate aAscTru1 chromosome 13, aAscTru1.hap1, whole genome shotgun sequence genomic DNA includes:
- the DRC10 gene encoding dynein regulatory complex protein 10 — translation MATEVFPLAEVLALSPLQLSDSPDGSLNSRSKTGQRKAQAKTDSMKMLEPGRKKLSTVETQRVVAVLDETIKNVELVSLFHHAADNLEIFSVIFGSELAGALREHQRLQVQLQLRRRSRVMALGEEDEGSPREERNMAEAADVSRNLALLRQGIQSSVKNTLRLFLANPHASKVLRAEGHVRDSACEELIQVLLELRGFLFEMLLTSQLEQNERMLYLQVITLRDRKNRDTVAALEEELNAAILDRDKEISKKNNTIRQLKTSLSQLEKFSDDHVSRTKEEADKQQKSDLRASDGRCSKLQQELQLLRSQLNTSITENREIELALRKKKYKVETEIENWIQKYDADMGEKQAELEELKAVYTEEKAELAEVQEKLAVLEVEYIQIMEERRLAQLRKEAAEEELANQTRAATMVQALWKGFQVRRTMTSRKRKKKKGKGKGKGKGKKGKK, via the exons ATGGCCACCGAGGTCTTCCCCTTGGCCGAAGTGCTGGCACTTTCTCCTCTCCAGCTCTCAGACTCTCCAGATGGGAGCCTCAACAGTCGCTCCAAGACAGGCCAGAGGAAGGCTCAGGCCAAGACTGACAGCATGAAAATGCTAGAGCCGGGGCGCAAGAAGCTGAGCACAGTGGAGACTCAGAGAGTTGTGGCGGTGTTGGACGAGACCATCAAAAACGTTGAGTTAGTCAGCCTGTTTCATCACGCAGCAGATAACCTGGAGATATTTAGTGTGATTTTTGGCTCGGAGCTGGCAGGAGCTCTTCGGGAACACCAGAGGCTGCAGGTGCAGCTGCAGCTCAGGCGCAGGAGTAGAGTCATGGCATTAGGAGAGGAAGATGAGGGGTCCCCAAGGGAAGAGAGAAACATGGCAGAAGCAGCTGATGTGAGCCGTAACCTTGCATTGCTCCGTCAAGGCATCCAGAGCTCAGTGAAGAACACGCTGAGGCTCTTCCTGGCCAACCCACACGCCAGCAAGGTCCTGAGAGCCGAAGGCCATGTGCGGGATTCAGCCTGTGAGGAGCTGATCCAGGTTCTTTTAGAGTTGAGAGGGTTCCTGTTTGAGATGCTTCTGACCAGCCAGCTGGAGCAGAACGAGAGGATGCTTTATCTCCAGGTCATAACCCTGCGTGACCGCAAGAACAGGGACACGGTAGCAGCTTTGGAGGAAGAGCTGAATGCAGCTATCCTGGACCGGGACAAAGAG ATTTCCAAGAAAAACAACACAATCCGGCAGCTGAAGACCAGCCTGTCCCAGCTGGAGAAGTTTTCCGATGACCACGTGAGCCGCACAAAGGAGGAGGCCGACAAGCAGCAGAAGTCGGACCTGCGAGCCTCGGACGGGAGGTGCTCCAAACTCCAGCAGGAGCTGCAGCTGCTGAGATCCCAGCTCAACACGTCCATCACAGAGAACCGGGAGATAGAACTGGCCCTAAGGAAG aaaaaatacaaagtgGAGACAGAGATTGAGAACTGGATACAGAAGTACGATGCGGATATGGGCGAGAAGCAG GCTGAGCTGGAGGAGCTGAAGGCCGTGTACACAGAGGAGAAGGCCGAGCTGGCGGAGGTGCAGGAGAAGCTGGCCGTGCTGGAGGTGGAGTACATACAAATCATGGAGGAGAGGCGGCTGGCACAGTTAAGGAAGGAGGCGGCAGAGGAGGAGCTGGCAAACCAGACCCGGGCCGCCACAATGGTCCAGGCGTTGTGGAAGGGGTTCCAGGTCCGCAGGACGATGACAtccagaaagagaaagaagaagaaagggaaggggaagggaaaggggaaaggaAAGAAAGGCAAGAAATAG
- the RITA1 gene encoding RBPJ-interacting and tubulin-associated protein 1 isoform X2, giving the protein MSLDLSITGHRASFPQHKSRSAYRFKAANSYVDETLFGSSGGRTDPTQMWSKAAPGQTPLLWSPGESKGTNNSASCRADCSPAGTPRRKIQYRVKSRSPSYCDESLFGQKLEDCSWDAPWVKKEDVVKLRPLLWSPTAMPRPQRSKPKTKPLPLRAVHPPEVSDSVLGVRKGAGDFWKPPESDSDSGGRSPRCAKPLRASGTQRSTPRRETARSVSWSGRESARRGSGTAHERPPWK; this is encoded by the exons ATGTCTCTGGACCTGTCCATCACTGGGCACCGTGCCTCCTTCCCCCAGCACAAGAGCCGCAGTGCCTACCGCTTTAAAGCAGCCAACTCCTACGTGGATGAGACTCTGTTTGGCAGCTCGGGGGGGAGAACAGATCCAACCCAGATGTGGAGTAAGGCAGCTCCGGGCCAGACACCCCTGCTGTGGAGCCCTGGAGAGAGCAAGGGGACCAATAACAGTGCGAGCTGCAGGGCAGACTGCAGCCCAGCGGGTACCCCCAGGAGAAAGATCCAGTACAG GGTGAAGAGTCGCTCGCCTTCTTATTGCGACGAGTCTCTGTTTGGTCAGAAGTTGGAGGATTGCAGTTGGGACGCGCCGTGGGTGAAGAAGGAAGATGTGGTCAAGCTCCGCCCCCTTCTCTGGAGCCCCACTGCCATGCCACGCCCACAGCGCTCCAAGCCAAAAACCAAACCGCTCCCGCTCCGAGCCGTGCACCCCCCCGAGGTCTCCGACAGCGTCTTGGGGGTTCGCAAAGGAGCAGGAGACTTCTGGAAGCCTCCGGAGAGCGACTCGGACTCCGGCGGACGTTCCCCTCGCTGTGCCAAACCCCTGAGGGCGTCTGGCACCCAGCGCAGCACCCcgaggagagagactgctcggTCAGTAAGCTggtcagggagagagtctgccAGGAGAGGCTCAGGGACCGCGCACGAGAGGCCACCATGGAAGTGA
- the RITA1 gene encoding RBPJ-interacting and tubulin-associated protein 1 isoform X1, with amino-acid sequence MPHALTAADMSLDLSITGHRASFPQHKSRSAYRFKAANSYVDETLFGSSGGRTDPTQMWSKAAPGQTPLLWSPGESKGTNNSASCRADCSPAGTPRRKIQYRVKSRSPSYCDESLFGQKLEDCSWDAPWVKKEDVVKLRPLLWSPTAMPRPQRSKPKTKPLPLRAVHPPEVSDSVLGVRKGAGDFWKPPESDSDSGGRSPRCAKPLRASGTQRSTPRRETARSVSWSGRESARRGSGTAHERPPWK; translated from the exons GCCTCATGCTCTGACTGCTGCAGACATGTCTCTGGACCTGTCCATCACTGGGCACCGTGCCTCCTTCCCCCAGCACAAGAGCCGCAGTGCCTACCGCTTTAAAGCAGCCAACTCCTACGTGGATGAGACTCTGTTTGGCAGCTCGGGGGGGAGAACAGATCCAACCCAGATGTGGAGTAAGGCAGCTCCGGGCCAGACACCCCTGCTGTGGAGCCCTGGAGAGAGCAAGGGGACCAATAACAGTGCGAGCTGCAGGGCAGACTGCAGCCCAGCGGGTACCCCCAGGAGAAAGATCCAGTACAG GGTGAAGAGTCGCTCGCCTTCTTATTGCGACGAGTCTCTGTTTGGTCAGAAGTTGGAGGATTGCAGTTGGGACGCGCCGTGGGTGAAGAAGGAAGATGTGGTCAAGCTCCGCCCCCTTCTCTGGAGCCCCACTGCCATGCCACGCCCACAGCGCTCCAAGCCAAAAACCAAACCGCTCCCGCTCCGAGCCGTGCACCCCCCCGAGGTCTCCGACAGCGTCTTGGGGGTTCGCAAAGGAGCAGGAGACTTCTGGAAGCCTCCGGAGAGCGACTCGGACTCCGGCGGACGTTCCCCTCGCTGTGCCAAACCCCTGAGGGCGTCTGGCACCCAGCGCAGCACCCcgaggagagagactgctcggTCAGTAAGCTggtcagggagagagtctgccAGGAGAGGCTCAGGGACCGCGCACGAGAGGCCACCATGGAAGTGA